The window ctcctcttctcatgctcatacaagtgatAGAAGAGCTCATCTTGTAAAGAAGTGCAAGTCTCACTCAACTTCtgtggtgggactaaactttagtctcgctcactccactcacatgtgtgcatgaatgggTCAAGAGAATTTCAaaattttagttgggctttgggccaaagGCTTACTGGCAAAATTCCAACAGGGGCACTCTAGTGTAACACGTGGAGCTATTAACTCTTAATCATGTTCGGTGTATGCAACCAAACAACATGCACTAGTATGAGTACAGACAATGCGAGCAACCAAACACGGTACATAGAGGTATTACTATGATGCAAGAAGACGGGAGGCAACCAATTAACATACAAATGATGGTTTTTTTCATGCATATGCTCAATCAGGACCAACTGACACAAATATGCAAGGGAAAAAAACCATGCCGAAGCCGAGCAACCAAACGCGCCCATAAGTCCACCGGTCCCAAATGTGAAATGCATTACTACACAGCATCCCACCGTGCAACGCCCATCTCCGTGCCTGGTCGCTAACAAGCTCGCTAGTTTCGTCACGCGAGCTAAATCGACACATGCCGCCTCCCGCCACCGTCTACAATCACCCGCACCACCGCGATAGCGGGCGCCGGTCGTGCACAGTCCGCGGCCAGGACGCTCTCGTCGGCCTCGGCGAACGGCGCCTGCCTGCACGTGGGGCACGTCGGCCGCGCCGCCAGCCACCGGTCGATGCAGAGGGCGTGGAACCCGTGGTTGCAGCGCGGCAGCACGCGCACCTGCTCCCCGCGCACGAACTCGGCGAGGCAGATGGCGCACTCCGACCGCGACGACCCGGCCAGCTCGAGCCCCGCCGAGTAAGCCAGGCACGGGAGCGCCAGGGCCCCCCGGTTCCTGCCGCCGCGCCTTCCACCCCCGCGCGGAGCCGGCTCATGCAGGCCGCCGCCAGCGCCGAACCACGCGCGGCCGGTGACGCGTAGCAAGGACTGCAGGACGACGTGGAGCGCGATCGTGGCGAAGAGGCCGCAAACGAGGATCGCGAGAACGAGTACGGCGTTGGCGCTGAGCCAGGTGAACGCGCGCTCGGCGTCGGCAGAGGCCGCCGGCCACGCCTCGGGGGTAGCAATGCCGGGCGCCGCCGGGGCAGGTGACGGGCTAGGCGCTGGCGCCATGACGTAGCGCGGACGCGCTCCCCTCCGTGACGGCTCGAGCGAGACGCCGCGAGGTGTTCTGCATGCGCAGGAGGAGAGCGGTCGTGTCTCGAGCGTGAGTGGGAGTGTGCTGGCAGCGGTGCGCGGATCCGCCTCCCATATATAGAGGTCGACGGAGTGACAGGAACATGAGTAGACGATCTGGGATGTGATCTCAGCCGGGATAGACTAATCAGAGATATTTGGAGTCGCAACCTGTCGAGGAGTACGTGTTTAATTAGTCGGCAAAACAAAGGTAGTGCTACGTTCTGCGTGGATGCACGGTAGGTGCAGCCAAGATGAGATGCACCATGCAGGGAGTGGGGAAGACGTACGCCAGCATGCATGTGAGGATCCATGAGATGAGACGCCTCTTGCATCGATTCGTAAGCCACAAAAATTGTGGTTCTTGGTTGTCTGCATCCGTAATGTTTTTATGATATTTCGTTGTTGCAAAGGCGGGGTGTAATTGGTATCTCTGTGATATTAATATATTTTCATTGTCGAATTTTTTTTATGATTTTGTGTCCGAGAACGAACTGACACACGTGGTATTGGCACGGAAACTGGAAACTCGTCATTTGCAGAGTATATAGATGTTGGATTATTTCACATGGTCTCTACTCTCTCTACACCCAAAATACTGGAGTGTTTCACCTGTGATGATGGCCTTTTCCATTAGCAAAACGTAAGTTAGCAAAAGGTGTGAAACTGTCGACCGAATGGCTTTTACAACAAAACTGGTCGCAAAGGTCAATCAATCTGGATCACGAGCCGCACTTAATCGGCTCTCGCATGATTTGCAACCAAAAGAACCCATCAGGAGCGAGCAAATTGGGGTTCTCGGGAGCCTCCACTAAGTACGACCCGTAGGCGCACGGGAGGACCGCACGTGGCCGCGGAGCGGCCAGATTGGCGGTGACTTGTCAACTCGTGAATGGTCCTCGAGACCACATGAGTCCACATCAGCATCCTACGTGTCTCTACCAGGAGTCCCGGCCTTCCTGGCCGAGCGGCCACGCAATTCTCATCTCGCGGGCTACCATGGgcccgtgtgtgtgtgtgtgttgttgaGCAGATGCCCTTTTTTTTCAAAGCTCTAAAAAAAGAAGATGCCCTCGATCTACAAAGGAGAGAAAAATATAATACTACCTCCGTCCCTAAAAAAGATGTAGCCTAAGTTCAGTAAAAAACCATCTATATTTATGCTTGACCAAATATATAGATAACTATAAGATTATATAAATATATTATGAAAATATCAAATGGTGTATATGTTTATATTATATTAATATTTTATCTTCATATTTTCGTATATATGCTTAGTCAACTTTGAAAACATCGAATGTTTGACTTAATTTATATGACATCTATTTGAGTACAGAGAGAGTACATATTTAACCATATGAGGTTAGCCTAAAATAACtgataaaaaaatattttattttaaaaaatgGAAACGGGCTTTTTTTTACATTTTCTATGCACAGCTACCACCATGCAGATAAATTCGCCTCTCTTTCTAGTTAAAGCGCAAAAAAATGAGGTTTTGATGGATTTCAAGTATTCAACTCTGCCAAATGGAGGCTTGCTTCACATTTGGACTTACGCAAAAACAAATTACTGGAAAGATGTCTATGAAACTTTGAGAAAATGTCGACATTTGTTTCCTTTTTTTAATTTGGCAAAGAAAAACAGAGTACATTGGAGTTACATATATTAGCGAGACTCTGGCTCTACTTCATGGTCTTTTGTTGGCACACACCATTTGCATGTAACATGATGGTCTTCTGTTGGCACACGCTATTTGGATATAATTGGATGATCGTAAACTCAGATAGCATAGATAAAAACTATGAGTGATGGTGCATTGTCCATTGCTCCGACATTAGTGGTATATGGCAATCATAACAATCACATGGCGATGGCATTCATGCTAATTAAATTTGAGCATTGTTGGTGAAAATTAAATTTGGCAAGCAATACTTTAGATAGGAAGACAGAATGTCTCTGTCGGGTGCCCTTCACCTCAGGATACTTGGGCAGAATGGTGGTTCTCAGCTAGGAAGAGCTTTGTGAAGAAGGACAAGAGAGGTTTTGATTCGCTAGTTATCTTGATTGTTGGAACCTTTGGAAACCAAGAAATGCTCGAGTCTTTGTGTGGCTGCATCTACCGGTGCCGGACTTGGTGGAGCTCATTTTCAATGATTGGGAGGATTAGAGAAGGGCGGTTGTTGGTGGATTCGATATTTTTCTGAGAAGTTAGTCTCAGGATAGAGTGTGTGTGTCCTACTTGTGTGTTATCATCTTTCACCAAGTATGTTCTAATCTATATATTTTGTATTCTATAAAAATATGGTACGTTTTTTGTGTGCTCTAACAAAACTGATTGAGGGGCTTAATTATCACTGAAATTTTTATAGATTTTAGGAGTAACTTGAGAAGATTATTGGGAGAACAATGGTATGTAAGCACTAAACATTGACTACCACCTAATCAAATACAGAGGGAGGAGGAAGTAGTATAATCAAATCTACAATTTGGCATATTTCCGATCAACGTCATCAGAACCGAACTAGAGGTGTTCAATCAAGGAAGCCCAAGAATGAAGGATTTTCTATCATTTTTGTTTTAAAATAAAAATGCAGTTAAATTAAATTTCTATATAAATGTATACAGGAAGCGAATGTAGTTATTCATtgggtgtgcgtgtgtgcattGGTTAGCTTATTTGGTTGGGTTTCTTTCATCGGATGAAAAAACCTTCACGGGCAAAAACTTTAGTTAATTCTTCTTGGTTCCTGCTCAATGGAAGGACGTGTAGAACTTTTGCACATTCTCTACTAAAATACATATTTCTGGGCTGGTCTTCGCTGCCAATGAACACATGTATACCCTGTAGCAATGTGCACCACATTCCCTGCAAGCAAACTTATATATGTGCATCATTGTTTCCTTGTTTTCCTGTTGCTACTTTCTCAATGAACATGCTTAAGATAAAAATTTATTTGTGTGATTGCACATCATCCCTAAGTCGAATGAAACTGTCACTAGTAAACATGTAAAGTTTCCAAAACACAAAATACATGGAGAAGGAAAAAAAACAATATTGAGTCTTAAGTAAGTGGGATGTTATTAAGACTCGCTTTGGCGTTTGCTAATAAAGTATATTTTGTTGTAAGAAAGACTTGTAACATGCCCTGTTCTGGTGGCACAATGTCGTTCGGTGGTCACGAAGCCTCGAGATAATTTTCATTATATTTGGGGTGCTTTGTACTTCCGGTGAACTTTTACAGTAGATCGAGATCTTTCTGCAGAAAATATAAATTGATTGACACAACTTTTTTGCCACATTTTTTTCTAAAGATTCTTCCCCCAGAATTACAAAACAAAATTGGTTTTGTGGATTAAATCCAAATATACTCCACTTACCATCCATGTGGCAAACCCACATCCAATACCTGTGTCCATGTGGTGCATCAATTGAAGCAGAGGCCTAGGGAATGTCCCTCTTTTCGAAAGAAAATGTGACAAAACCATCATCCGAAACTGTGCAAGGGATTTATTTGCGCACACAAAATGGAATTCACAGAGGGGAGGTTGATGTCTGAAAAAAAGCAAGCTGGAGAGCAAGATGTTTCTATATTGCAGAGTTAATTATTATACTTGTTCGGGAAGGTTGTCTTAGTGTTAAAATGAAGCAATTGAGGATTTCCTAATGaactattttttttcaaaaacaaaGTTTGTTAGGGAATCCGAGTGAGTAGGTGAGGTACGAGAAATGAGGGGGCGGAGTTTTGAGAAACTAGAATCGAACCACATTGAGAAAATATGCTCCGTTGCATAGTATTTTTTTAATGGAACGCCATCATGGCAACTTTATTGATTCGGTAGAATAGTTACATTGTTTGAGAGAGTAGCAATCAGGAAGTCAGGGGTTTCATCGACCCAATCACAGGAAAGTTTATTATCATATGCAAATTTATCTAAAACATGAGCTACCTCATTGGCTTTCCTAATGCAATGCAGAAAGTCCACCGATCCAGTCATCCCTTTTGTGCTAAAACACTCGAGGTAGACTGTTATTGTTTCACTCCAAGTTGTGTCTTGGCCAGCACATGCATTAATCACCTCCATCAAGTCTGCTTCAATTTCTACCACATGAAATCCCAAACTATTGGCTAAGATTATGCCATGTTTCATCGCAATTGCTTTGCTATATGGGTATCAATAGTGGGGAAAGTAGTTGACATATCTCTCATTTGACGTGTAGTTTGTGCTCGATGATTAAGCGAGGAAAGAAGTTGACATACACATGCAAGTGCAAAAGAGGCCATCTCAAAAAATAAGTGCAAAAGAGGAGGACAATATGCCACATTAGCTTGTTTTGTACTATTGTCACGAGTACTTTTTCTTTTCGACAAATGACACTTTATTAATTCAAAATGTAGCATTAGAAAATACAATGTCATAAGCATATACCCGGCTTATATATGATTAGGATGCATACCGCTAACACtgacacaagcacacaagaaacATAAAAGCATTGGTCACATACTCACAGTTAAGTCATCGTAGACCGAAACTAGGCTAGGGTAAAGGGTGTGGAGCTTATCCGTAGACAATGTCGTCATCTATGTTGGGTAAAAACATCCTGACCGTCTGCTCCAAATGCGTACACACCGCAATAAACAGTGGCCGATGTTCCAGTCGTTATACTACATAAGACCATGTCCAACGTAGGCTGGTATATAGCCTGCAAAGGAGATGAATTTTAACCATTAAACACCATGTCAACTCTACATAGCCATGGCGAGCATAATAAAGTAGACGACCGCATCCATATAAATGACTAAAGTTATGTAAAATTTGATCTAACCAGTGACCATATAAGTTGACAACATTGTGAGGTGGATATAAGATTGATGCAATACCACGAGTACCTAGGCGATGAAGAAAGTGGACCACAATCTATTTGGACTACACGCATTTGGGCTTCCTTTTCTAAAGGGCCGCCGTTACACGCCTCCATCAATTTTTGAGTTGTTTCTTCCAATAGCAGAAATTCTTCTAGAGTTCTAACTTTTTTTTCTTTAGGATTTGCGGAGTTCTAACATCTGAACACTCAACAGACAGATGTTCAGAGAGTTTCCTATTAAAGAAGCAACAAATCACAGTTACCGAACTGCTCATTTGAattagggcctctttgatttgcaGGATTTTAAAAGCGCGGGAATAGAAAAATATAGGATTGGAATGTCATGCTCATCTCAATCTTACATAATTTTGGGTTGTTTGACTGAATCATAGGATAAACAAAGAATTCTTTCAAAGTGGTTTTGAGTGGATGCTATAAATCCCAAGTACAAAGAAATCCTTAAGAAAAATTCCTATAGGATTCAATCCTGTGAATCAAACAACCAACATAGCGAAAAATTCCTAAGGTTTCTAATCCTCCAAAATGCCTATGAAAATACTTTGAATCAAAGGAGCCCTTAATCTGCTTCACTTTGCTAATCACATTCACAACAACACATGTGCAGACATATTTGCATCAAGAAAACAATCTGAATCGATGGAATCTACACCCTCCTCTGCAAGCTGCGAGGCCAGGATGTCCAGAACGCCAACAATGCCTCCAAATTCAGGTTTCAGGTCCTCTCCAGCGACGAACTCCTGCACCACGTTGTCCACCTCGATCAGGCTGCACCCCGGGGTCTTCTTCATGCTCCTGCTCCTTATCGACTTCCTCGTGCTCGCAACCTcgctccaccgcctcgccgcggCGTACACGTTGGCCAGCATGACTAGGTTGCCGACGTCGTCTGGTTCCAGCGCGACGAGCCGCTCGGCAGCCACCACTGCCGTGTCGACATCGCCGTGGCTTCGGCATGCACTGAGCATTGAGCCCCATATCTTCGCATCGGCAGGAACTGGCATGTCTAGTATGATATTCAAAGCACGCACGATTTGTCCTGACCGGCCGAGGAGGTCGACGATGCAGCCATAGTGCTCGACGCCAGGTTCGATGCCATAAACTTCCTTCATGCGGTCGAAGTAGTCCATCCCTTCGTCCAGGAGCCCGGCGTGGGAGCAGGCTGACAGGAGCCCGACAAATGTGATGCCGTTGGGCCTCACCTTTCCCTCCCTCTCCATATCCACGAACAACAGGACCGCCTCCTTTGCTCTCCCATGCGCCGCAAGGCCGCTGATCATCGTGCTCCACGCGATGACATCCTTCTCGTCCATGCCGTCGAACAGCTGGAGTGCTTGGTCGATGCACCCGCACTTTGCGTACATCTCCATCAGTGCATTGCATACGTATGTCTTGCGCAGCATTCTGTGCCTGTTACAGTAGGCGTATATCCACCTGCCTAGCTCCAGGGCTCCGAGTTGGGCGCACGCCGGCAACACCGCGACGATGCTCACGTCGTCCGGTTCAAAGCCTTCCATTTGCATCGACCGGAACGCCTCGACGGCGCCCGAGAAGTCCCCCGCTGCCGTGTACCCAGACACCATTGCAGTCCAGGAAACGATCGTCTTCTCAGGCATGGAGTTGAATAGCGCCCTGGCTTTCCTCATCTGACCCAGCCTCGCATGCGCCGATATAACCGTGTTCCAAGTGACCGCATCCCTCTCCCGCATTCCGTCGAACACCTTGCGTGCGAACGACAGATCGCCGGCGCGCGTGTACATCTCGATCATGGAGTTCTGCACGACGGCGTTGCACTCGCACCCGGACCTCACCACGTGCGCGTGCACCTGCTTGCCCAGTTCGACCGCCGCCAGGCCGCCGCAAGCCTTGAGCAGGAACGGGTACGTGAACCGGTCGCCGCCGGCACAACCAGTCGACGGAAATGGGCGGCACCTCAGCATGCGAACGTACACCGCGACCGCCTCGCGGTGCAGGTGGTTCTGGGCGTAGGCCTTGATCATGGCGTTGTGCAGGTGTAGGTTGGGCTCGCGCACCTGGGCGAACACCCGCGCGGCGTGCGCGGTGCGGCCGTGGGCGTTGCAGAGCTGGACGATCTGGGTGGCGATGTAGCTGCTCTGCGAGAGGGACAGCTGCACGACGTGGGCGTGGACGCGGAGGAGGTCGCGGAAGGTGGCGCAGGCCCGGAGCCTCGCCATGACTGCATCCTCCACCTGCCGAGCCGCGGCCATGGCTCTGGCAGACAGGGTGTTCGACGATTGGCGGCACAGGGGTATGTTGGTGACTGGTGAGCAACCGACGCCTATTCGCTCTCTTTTGTTTGATAAGCGGGAGGACGCAGATTTCATTTTTCTTTGGCATCACCCAGGGATAGAGAATTTAGCTCAAATGAAAGAAAGTTTTGCGGATCTAAGCTACAGGTCATAACCGTAGGATAACCTAGTTTTAGCTTTGGACAACACCACCCCGCTGTGTCTAGCAGCAATGTTTGACTAATCTAGGATAATCTACTTGTACCACATAATCTAGGGAGAATAATACCGACATTTATATCCTATCCACGGTATGGATTATATGTAAGAAATGATTAGATATAAGTCAGAAATCGGAAAATATATCATAAGATCAAGAGAGAAGCATTTTTTTTGAACCTTGAACACTTGTGCTTAGTCTGAAGTGAATTGCAAACTATGAAACCTTCTAAATCAAATAACTATTCAAAACCGTTTAAAGTGGATCCTACACGGTTACACTAGTTCTAAAAGAAGTACCTTTGTATTCAGACATTGCAAAAAGCATGATAACATTCGTGGTTGAATATGTCATGTGCAAAAATTAGAAGTGGAAATTGTGTATGTTGTTTTTATACGAAATATAGACAATTATATTGGTTGGTGAGCTTTTTGATTTTTACTTCGTACTAATGGCATTCTTTATAATCATGATCTTGTTCAGAGTTTTTATTTTTCCGGAGAGGATGAATAATTTTGACCTCTGCATCATGTGATGCACATGGCAAAGAGTTCAGATTTTCTTGACTACTTTTTTCAGATTTCAAACAAACTCATAATATGAAAGCACTCTCGAGGCCTTCATCTAATTATTTAGGTTGGTTTTTGCACTACGAAGTTTTAGAAAAAGGTAATATACACCCATGGACTGACGAATGGTCAATGAAAATGATGATTTAGTTCTTAGTgtataagagcatctctagcagaccccgtaaAAGTCGGACTTGGAAAACGCGTTTACAGTTCACTGCAGATCAGATTTGCGGGGCGAATCCGCGCGCTGCAGATCAGACACCTATATGAAACTGTAAACTTAAAAAAACATTCACGGGAGAAACTTGCAACGACattcatcatactacatcatagATAGTTgttcatcatactacatcatagTACTACATAGGGGGGGATCTGCGAGCCGTGCAGCGTACCCGAGCCTAGGCTACCACCAAAATCTACGGGTGCGGCGGCGACGACGCGGCAGAGGAGCCAGAGGAGCTCAGTCCTCGTCGGAGTCAAGGTCGATCCAGACCTTGGCCTGCTCAGCCTTCATGACGCGTAGGTCCTCCTCCTTGGACGTGTGCGCCTGCGACGCCGCGACGCCCTGCTCGAGGAAGATCTCCTCGATCCCGAGCTCGCGGCGACGGCGCGcgttggcctcctcctcctccctcgccgtGTGCTCCATGATGGCGCGCTCGAGGTGGTCCTCCTGCCCCGGGGGGAGGTAGCCTTCGGGCCCGATGACGCCTCGACGCGACGGGTCCACGTCGGACTCGAGCTTGATAGCGAGCGACCCGAGCTCCTCCAGCTCTCTCTTGACTGGAGTGAGCCGCAAGCTCCAGGCGCCCGCGGACGAGCTCTCCGTGGCAGAGGAGTCGGAGGAGTCATGGCGGCGGACCGCGAGCTCACGCTCGTACTCGTCGAGCTCGCGGCGTTCGAACGCCGGCGGTGGCCAGCTCCCATAGTTGAGCCACTTCCGCGCCCCCCGCTTGCCTGTGGCATTGgagatgcggcggcggcgacgctcTGCGTCATCCCCACCACTTCCGTAGCCGTCCATGGGTCGCTATGGCTTTTTTtaggctcgccggcggcgagaaatTGGGGCGGAGGGGGAGGGGAATCGCGGTGGAGCGGCGGCAGAGGGGGAGGGGAATCGCGGTGGAGTAGCGGCGGAGGCAGATAGGGCTTGACCTATATCCGAGCAGTGAAACCTCATAAATAGCGGTGGAGAGGGACTTTTTCCGAGCCACGGTAAACATTTTACGGGCCGGGCCCAGGATACGGAGTCTGTTCTGGCAAGAAAAACGGGCCAAACCTGTATACTTGCCAGAATTATACGGGTTCGGCCTTTTTAcagggtctgctagagatgctctaagcaaaagaaaaaaaggcTAATCACTCCAATTGACGTCTTAGATGTGAACGCGGAGAGCGCTCCCCTTAATCAAGCAGCAGAATGCGATGTTAAGAGAGAAGCGGATGATCTTCCTACAAAGCTTATGCGGGAGGAGGAAACCAAATGGATTCAACTTGCCAAGGTGCGACATGTCCTAGAAGGGGACAACAACACCAAATACTTCTATCGCATCACCAATGGtaaacatagaaaaaaatcaACTTGCCAAGATGCGACTTGATGAATGCTCGTAGGGTGGTGGCGCTGTTTGGCGTTGTGGTGTCGTCGACGATAGTAAGACCTGGCAAGGTGAATGTGTTGATCGCTCCTGAAGGTGGGAGggtggaagatggcggcggctGATTCTAGAGCATGCACATGCGGTGCACACAGAGGATCTGCTAGAACGGTTGGTATTCTCAACTTGTCGGCGGGCAGCTTGGTGAGGCCACCGGGTTAGATGGTGTATGTTGATGCGTGATCAGGGCACATCACCAAGTTTTTAGGGTTGACGACAATGGTTGCCAGGCaggtggctttgggttgatcttTGTACTTGTATTGTCAGATATTGTTGAACAATATAATAAAAATGGATGTATGCATTGCTTGATGCAGATGCCCGGGCATGCCTCCTTTTCGATAAAAAAACATAGAAAAAATTTCAGCTTGAGCAAGGTGATGGTGCTATTGAAGTATTGATGGTGAAGACCAACTAAAGACCTACATTATTAATTTGTATAAGCTTCTTTTTAGTTCCCATGTCTATGATTATGTTAAAGATGAGGATGTAAAAGATGACATCCCGCAACTATCTACACAGGAGAATGCCATCCTGACCGCCCCTTTTATTGACAAAAAATTATGGGATGCTGAAGACAGTAAGGCGACGAGGCTAGTGGGATTTCAGCGAGTTCTATCAGTGGTTCGGACCGGTCGTAAAAGGAGACTTTATGTCTATTTT is drawn from Aegilops tauschii subsp. strangulata cultivar AL8/78 chromosome 1, Aet v6.0, whole genome shotgun sequence and contains these coding sequences:
- the LOC109744086 gene encoding pentatricopeptide repeat-containing protein At2g20540; this encodes MKSASSRLSNKRERIGVGCSPVTNIPLCRQSSNTLSARAMAAARQVEDAVMARLRACATFRDLLRVHAHVVQLSLSQSSYIATQIVQLCNAHGRTAHAARVFAQVREPNLHLHNAMIKAYAQNHLHREAVAVYVRMLRCRPFPSTGCAGGDRFTYPFLLKACGGLAAVELGKQVHAHVVRSGCECNAVVQNSMIEMYTRAGDLSFARKVFDGMRERDAVTWNTVISAHARLGQMRKARALFNSMPEKTIVSWTAMVSGYTAAGDFSGAVEAFRSMQMEGFEPDDVSIVAVLPACAQLGALELGRWIYAYCNRHRMLRKTYVCNALMEMYAKCGCIDQALQLFDGMDEKDVIAWSTMISGLAAHGRAKEAVLLFVDMEREGKVRPNGITFVGLLSACSHAGLLDEGMDYFDRMKEVYGIEPGVEHYGCIVDLLGRSGQIVRALNIILDMPVPADAKIWGSMLSACRSHGDVDTAVVAAERLVALEPDDVGNLVMLANVYAAARRWSEVASTRKSIRSRSMKKTPGCSLIEVDNVVQEFVAGEDLKPEFGGIVGVLDILASQLAEEGVDSIDSDCFLDANMSAHVLL